Genomic DNA from Candidatus Poribacteria bacterium:
CGTCGGGCGTATGCGCATAGTCCACGACAACGGCGAAAGGCTGCCCCCGATCAACCAACTCAAATCGTCCCGGTACAACTGTGGATTCCAGCCCCGCCTGGATCGCTTCAAGCGGGCAGTCGTGGTGCACTCCTATCCCGATCGCAGCAAGAGCGTTATATAGGTTGTAATCGCCCAATAGACGTAAATTTGCTGGGACTTTTCCCTTCGGTGTGTGTGCAACAAATGAGAGTCGTTTGAGGGTTGATTCGACATTGGAGACTGACAAATCCGCCGGTTGTTCAACCCCAAAGGTGAGACTTGGGGGGTTGATTTGATGACGGATCGAATCGGAGGCAGAATCGTCTGCGTTAAGGATTGCCAAGCCGTTATCAGGATTGAGTTGCTGAAACAGCATCATCTTGGCGTTCAGGTATTCCTCCATTGTTTCATGGTAATCGAGATGATCTTGTGTCAGATTGGTGAAAACCGCCGTTTCAAAAGCGAGTCCAGCCAATCGGTGTTGTGCAAGCCCTTGCGATGAGGTTTCCATAATCACATAATCTACGCCAGCATCCGCAATGTCTCGAAACAGTTCGTGAAGCGTCAAAGGTTCAAGCGTCGTAATCGTTGGCTCCACAAAGACATCTGCGTAATGGGTCCCCACCGTGCCCATGAGCCCCGAATTCAGTCCCGCAGCGTTGAAAATCGAATGCGCTAAATGTGCTGTTGAGGTCTTGCCGTTCGTGCCGGTGATGCCAATCAGCTTCAACCGATCCGCTGGATTCCCGTACCAGTTTGCTGCGATGAGCGAGAATGCGATGCGTCCATTTGGTGTTTGGATATAGGTAACACCCGACGGCATCGATTCCAGCTTCTCCCCAATAATCGTGGTTGCACCATTCTGGATGGCTTGTGGAATAAAGGCGTGTCCATCAACGTTGACTCCTTCATAGCAGACAAAGGCATATCCCGGCTTCACGGTTCGACTATCGCTCGCAATGCCGGTAATCTCTTTATCGAGTCCTTCAACTGATGAGAGGATGTTCACCCCTTGGAGCAAGTGATGTAGGTTCACAATCTATTCCACCTCCGATCCCCAGAAAACCCTATAGTCTTGTAGTACCAATCAATGCAACGCCGATTGGGATTCCGCATAGCTTGGGGTTGATGTTTGGGTAGAGAGATTCTTTTGACTCAGGTAGCGCATCGCTTCGCTCGCAATCTTTCGGAACATTGGTGCAGTGACGCGGCTGCTGAACGGAGCGTCCGCCGGTTCGTCAACGACAACAATAATTGAGAGTAACGCATCCTCCGCCGGAAGAAATCCTGCAAAAGTAGCGACCACTTTGCCTTCGACGTATCCCTGTCCTCGTTCCGCTTTCTGCGCTGTGCCGGTTTTGCCAGCAACCGTATATCCTTCGACACGCGCCCTCAGCCCACCGCCGGCTTCTGTCACCCCGACAAGCATTTGCGTCATTGCCTGCGCGGTCTCCGCAGAAATGACGCGGCGAATCGGCTTGGGGAAAGATTGTTCCAGCAGGCCTTCATCCCTATCAATAATTTGCCGAGTAACATACGGCTGTAACAGCACGCCATTAGTAGCAATGACGTTGAGGGCGTTCAACACCTGAATCGGTGTCACAGAAATCCCTTGTCCAAACGGAACGGAGGCAATCGTGTAGTCATCCCATTTCCGGATACCTCTCAAGCTGCCGACGCGTTCGTAAGGCAAATCAATACCGGTTTTTTCACTAAATCCGAACCGGCGCGTATAGATCTCCAACTGCTCTTTATTAAGCCGCCTTGCAGCCTTGAGGATACCGATATTACTGGATTTTGCGATAATTTCGCTGAGCGTTAACCACGCATTCGGTCGAATATCGTGAACGACATGCCCATTGGACAAACGATATTCCCCCATCTCGCAATATTCACGCGAGTCCGGAAACATCAGTTTCTCGTTGAGGAGGGCAGCAGCAGTGACGATCTTGAATACAGAGCCGGGTTCGTATTGCATCCAGATGGCGCGATTCCGTTTGGCTGACTCTTCGCTCCTTGAGTAATGATTGAGGTTGTAGTTCGGATAATTTGCTAATGCTAAAATCTCGCCACTTTTGGAGTGCATAACTATTGCACTCCCCGCTTTCGCTTGCCACTCCTCGCAACCGGCAATCAGTTCCCGTTCTGTGATATGTTGGATATATTCATCAACCGTAAGGACAACGCTACGACCATATTGACCCCCTTGTTGATAAAGTTGTGGCGGACGAATCGGGCGTCTCTTGCCATCGGTACTAACCCGCCTCTTTTTTGACTGTAATTCTAGGCGGTCGCTTCTGTTACCCGTACTTAGGTAGGTATCGTATTGATGTTCGATCCCGTCAATGCCTCTATTTTCAAAATTGGTATATCCAATAATATGCGATGCTAGTTCGTCTTTGGGGTAGGACCGCTTTCCATGGGTCCGATATCCGACCCCATAGATGCTTTTAGTGACTCGGCGGATATCGTCAATGCGCTCATACTCTATATTCCGTTTCAGCCACACAAAACGCCTTTTCCTTTGCTGCAGTATCGATAAGAGTCTAGCTTCTGAAACGTTGAGCAGCAGCGCAAGTTTACGAGCAAGCTCATCAGGCTTATCTCTCAACACCTTTGGATCTGCGTAGACCGAGATCCAGTCCTGATTGATTGCAAAAACGCTTCCATGCCGATCCAAAATCGTAGCGCGCTTTGCCTGAGAAACCACTTGCGTGTTACGCTGATTCTCAGAACGTTCGCGCAGCTCCCGGCCATGCACATATTGGACTAGAAACAAACGTCCTATCAATAATCCTAAGCAAAGTTCCAAACCAACCCATACGATTGTAATCCGGGAAAAAGGTATATTGCTGACTGCTCCCAAAGATAAATCTTTGGGGCTCTTAATAGACTTATTGGTAGACATTAGAATCTCCATGCTATCTTCTTGCTTCGACGAGACGTGCCCCGACAACCGAGGTCTTACCATCTCTCCACAAGCGTTTTACGTCTCCGTGTGTCCCATGGCGACGTTTCTCAGGTTTACGGCAGCATTGAGGTCTCGGTCTTGCGTATGACCACAAACACCGCAATAGTAGGTTCTGTCTGACAAGGACAAGTCGTTATCAACTGCACGACAAGCTGAACAAGTCTTACTAGACGGATAGAAGGTATCTGCCACAATCTTTACGCCTATCCGTTCTGCTTTATACCTTAACATGGCAAGCAAACTCGACAACGAAGCGTCCGACAATGCCTTTGCAAGCCTATGATTCTTAAGCATACCTACAACATTTAGCAACTCAATCCCAATACGACTCGCACCGTTGACCATAGCCGTTGTTGCCTTGTGTTGAGCATCTTGTCGAATACAGGTGATACGGTAATGTAACCTGGCAAGTTTCACTTGAGGTCTTATGCCAATTACGACTGCCTTTCTCCCTTCGACTCAACTGACGTTGCAACTGTTTTAGCTTACGCTCATAACCCTTTAAGGCTTTTGGATTCTTGTAGTACACCCCTTCGGACGTGACCGCCAAATGCTTGATACCTACGTCCACACCAACGACGGGGTGTTTTTGAATATCAGGACCACAGAGTTGGGCACAAAGCTAAAGCATTGGCATTGTTGCTAGTTAGCCTTCATAGGGTATTGATGCAGAAGTGTAACAGCATGCACTACTGAGGAGATTCTTCAAGGAAGTAGGTATTCCAGAATACCCCAAAGGTTAAGTGCACAATTAAACATTCGACTTACAGATCTTAATCTGCACGTAGTACATGGGCTTGCTCGGAGGGTTGAACCATCTGAAGATCTTTCGCGACTTCGTGGATCCGTTCAATCGAAGTGAGCCTTGTTTCCTCTATCTTAAGCCTATTGATCTCGTTGTGGAGTTGATCTCCTCGCTGCTCAAATTCCTCACGCATTTGCAGTGCAACCTTGTGTTGATTTGACGCAAACCATGCACTCAGAAAAAAGATACCGATATAAATGGCAAGCGCGAAGTATGCAAAGGGATGAAATTTTGACGATGGAGTTGGTTTCTGATATTTCATGATTATAATAGCTTCTGATTGTTCCTTTGCAAACCGCCTCGTCCGGTTGTTAAGAAACGTTCAATCTAGCGTTTTAGATTCGGGGATCTTCATCGCAACCCGTAATTTCGCACTTCGGGACCGAGGATTACGTCGAATTTCATCGGGGGTTGGAACTATTGGACGCTTGGTCAGTATTTCAAGAGTAGGTGTATGCTTACACACACAAATAGGGGTCTTCGGTGGGCAGATGCAGGCACGCGATAGGGTGCGAAACTGTTCCTTAACAATTCGATCCTCAAGAGAATGGAAAGAGATGATGCATAAGCGTCCACCGGGCTTCAAAGCGGCAGCAGCACAATGTATCCCGGAATGCAGGTTTTTAAGCTCATCGTTAATATAAATTCTTAACGCCTGAAAAACCCTTGTCGCGGGATGGATGCGCCAACCCGTTGATTTGTGGGGAATCGCATCCAGAACGAGTTCAGCCAGTTGACCTGTTGTTGAGATTGGCTTGCGTTTTCGAGCGCGAACAATCTGGCGCGCAATCTTTTTAGACCAGCGTTCTTGACCGAATTGCGTAAAAATCGTTGCGAGCACGTCTTCTGGGTGGCGGTTCACGACGCGCGCTGCGGATAGGGACTGGCTGGCATCCATCCGCATATCTAAGGGACCAGAGCGATTGAAACTAAACCCTCTTGCCGGTGTATCAAGCTGCAAAGATGACACCCCTAGGTCTAGTAAAATGCCATCAACTTGCGGAATCGTGGTCTCCTGCGAATCTCCACTGCAATGCAGTTGAGGCAGCTGATCTAAGTGAGCAAAATTATCACTAACAAATGCTACCCGCTCCTTGTATTCATGTAGCCTCTGCTTGGCAATATCCAACGCCTCTGAGTCCAAATCAATCCCAAGTAGCAACCCCTGCGGTGCAGACTTTTGCAAAATGATAGCGGCATGACCGCCCAATCCAACCGTGCCATCCACATAAAAACCGTGATTTCTCGGTTGTAAAAACTGAATCACTTCATCGACTAGAACAGGTATGTGGTCCTCACTCATCTCTTTCTGAGTGCCCCCAGTTTTTGTTCTACACAATCAGGCATACCATCCCTTCCTCCACTGATTTGGGAGGGTGCTTGCTAAACAGTCTAGACCGCTTCACTCCGAATAAAAGGATTATATCACAGGCGCCTCCCATGTCAAGCGTAAAATCGGGCATAGGACGCGATGCGCAAAAACGGGGGCAGACGCATTCAACAATCCTCCCCGGATTAGAAACCGTCAATAAATATCACGCATCCTCTGTGAGGATTTGATGCAGGGGAACGTCCCAAGACTGCGGAAAGGTATCTGTCACAATTTGCACTTCGTAAGCTAACCCAATCCAAACTGCTTGCGGACATTGTGGCAGGAATCCGATGCGGTAACCCTTGGGATCAAAAGCAACGCCGGGAACAAAGATTAAATCGATCTGGTTCAAAGGAAAAGGAGGGCAAGTCTCTTTATTCGGCTGGTACATACCGTATGGATGGAGAATAAGATCTCTTTTCGCATCTACAATACGGTGCGGTGTTAGGTCTCGCTGCTTCATACACATCACAGGAGCAAGCGCAATTTTATTCTGAGTCAACAGATAATCAAGCAAGCCACCGGTCTCCACCTCACTTCGCATACTGAGGTAGATTAGCACGGCATTGGCTCGGTTCTCCTCAATCCAGTTGATCGCATAGCGGACAATCCGTCGGCTCAGTTCAGTCCTCACACTTGGTGGGATGCTGTCCCGTTTGCGGAGGACCTCTGCCCGAAGCCGCTCACGTTCCTGTTTCTGGTTCATTTCGTTTGTATCCCTCCCCTTCACGCCTGCCATTCGATCTGGTCAAGATACTTGGCAAGAGTATCACGGAAGGTTGAGGGTTTCATTTTGAGCAGTTTTGCGGCTTGCGTTTTGTTCCCCTTTGCTTTTTTCATCGCCCAACCGATCAGTTCACGCTCTGTCGACCGGATAATCTCTTGGAAGGAGATTTCACTCAATGTCTCATCTAAACTGACCTGTACCGGTAATTTCAACTCAAGCGGAATATTGTCGGTGGTAATATCCGCCCCATCTCCAACCGTTACCAGTCGTTCGATTACGTTTTCTAATTCGCGAACATTGCCGGGCCACGGATATGCTGCGAGCACCTCGACAGCTTCGGGAGCGATGTGGATAGAGGTATTGGGCAAGAATAGATCTAAAAAGTGATTAATCAAAAGGGGAATATCCGCGACCCGCTCGCGCAACGGTGGTAGAAAAATCGGGACTACGTTTAGACGGTAGAAGAGATCGTCTCGAAATTCCCCAATCTGAACCTTCGTACGCAAATTCTTGGTCGTCGCAGCAATAATTCGCACATCTTCCCTTTGTGCGCTCCTGTCTAGGTTCAGCTGCTGCCCCTCTAGTGCCCGTAGGAATTTGACCTGTAGTGCAATCGGAAGGGCATCAATATCCTGAAGAAAAAGCGTCCCTTTACGCCCAAACCCGTTTTCTGTCTGTTTGTCTCCAAATAGCTCTCGATCTAACGTTTCGGTAGACATGCCTGAGCAACTTACGATCCTAAAAGGGTGGAGTCTGCGCGCACTGTTGAAATGAATTGATTTTGCAACGAGCGTCTTGCCTGTGCCATGTTCACCGTAGATTAGCACAGTGCTCTGGGTGTCGGAGACATTTTCAAGCAGGTCAAAGAGGTCTTGTATCGCTTGGCTTTTCCCAATAATATGATGGTATGGAGAACGTCCTTTCACAGGAACCTTTAGTTGTGAACGCTGTTTATCTCTGCCGTGGAGCATTTTCAGTTTATCCAGCATCTGAATCAGTTCCTCACTGGAAAAAGGTTTCTTGATATAGTTATACGCCCCAAATTTCATCGCTTCCACAGCAGTTTCGACGCTCGCATAAGCGGTCATGACAATCACAATAATATGGGGCTGCTCCTTCTGGACACGTTTGAGAAATTCAATTCCGTGCATCTTCGGTAGGCGCAAATCTGTGACAAGAACATCGAAATGTTCGTTCTGCACAAGTTGGAGTCCAATCGCTGGAGACTCCACCGCAATAGTATCGTAGTTCGCCTCACGCAAATCATCGCGTAATGTAATTAATTTGATTTTTTCATCATCAACAACCAGTACTTTCAATCCTTTTCCACCCCTCTCCTAATCGGTAATTTGACAGTGAACACGGAGCCCTGCTCAATCTTGCTATCAAATTCGATGACACCTCCATGCTGTCTGATGATTCGGTTGGATACCGAGAGTCCAAGTCCGGTGCCTTTCTCAGTAATCTTTGTGGTATAAAACGGGTCAAAAATCCGATCTTGGACAGACTTGGGGATGCCGATTCCCGTATCTGTTACTTGAACGAAAACCGTCGCTTTATCAAGCAGCGCATCAAATTCGATCTCTCCAGTTTTGAACGTCAATACACCACCATCGGGCATAGCCGCAATCGCATTTAGAGCGAGATTTAGGACAACCTGCTCTAACAAGTGTTTGTCCCCACGGATTAGATACAGTTCTTCTTGGCAGTGCTTCTCAATCTGAATACTTTTTTCGTCAGCACTGTACGCAATCAAACCAACGACTTCATTGACAACCTCATTCAGAGAAACTGACGCGAGTTCCAAGTCACGTTGACGTGAGAAATTGAGAAGCTGCCCAACGGTCGATTCAATCCGCCTGAGCGCTTCCTCCATGAGTCCCAAGTATTCTTTGGTCTGGCACTCGTTCTGCGGATCACGCTTTATCCGAAGGATACAGTTGAGTAGACCGTCAAGCGGATTATTGATCTCATGCGCAACCCCTGATGCCAACTCACCTATCGCCGCCATCTTCTCTGATTGGACCATCTGCTGTTCCATCCGTTTGCGGTCAGTCACGTCACGGCAAACCAAAACCGTACCTAGGTAGTTGTCATCCCTATCACGCACGGCAGCATAAGTGTTTTCAAAGAATTTATCCTTAATCTGTAGGCTTTGCTGTTCAATCACTGCGTGTCCCTTCGATAAACCCTTTGCGATTTGTAGGAGTACCCCATCAGCTTCTGGAGATTGGATCGCTTGTGTATCGAGTCCGAATTGCTCTTTTTGGATCTGCTGGCCCGCCTTGTTAAAGAGTGACACATGGTTACTATCGTCAACAAAGATAACCCCTTCCTGCATACACTC
This window encodes:
- a CDS encoding 5-formyltetrahydrofolate cyclo-ligase — encoded protein: MNQKQERERLRAEVLRKRDSIPPSVRTELSRRIVRYAINWIEENRANAVLIYLSMRSEVETGGLLDYLLTQNKIALAPVMCMKQRDLTPHRIVDAKRDLILHPYGMYQPNKETCPPFPLNQIDLIFVPGVAFDPKGYRIGFLPQCPQAVWIGLAYEVQIVTDTFPQSWDVPLHQILTEDA
- a CDS encoding cell division protein FtsL, with the translated sequence MKYQKPTPSSKFHPFAYFALAIYIGIFFLSAWFASNQHKVALQMREEFEQRGDQLHNEINRLKIEETRLTSIERIHEVAKDLQMVQPSEQAHVLRAD
- a CDS encoding sigma-54-dependent Fis family transcriptional regulator, whose amino-acid sequence is MKVLVVDDEKIKLITLRDDLREANYDTIAVESPAIGLQLVQNEHFDVLVTDLRLPKMHGIEFLKRVQKEQPHIIVIVMTAYASVETAVEAMKFGAYNYIKKPFSSEELIQMLDKLKMLHGRDKQRSQLKVPVKGRSPYHHIIGKSQAIQDLFDLLENVSDTQSTVLIYGEHGTGKTLVAKSIHFNSARRLHPFRIVSCSGMSTETLDRELFGDKQTENGFGRKGTLFLQDIDALPIALQVKFLRALEGQQLNLDRSAQREDVRIIAATTKNLRTKVQIGEFRDDLFYRLNVVPIFLPPLRERVADIPLLINHFLDLFLPNTSIHIAPEAVEVLAAYPWPGNVRELENVIERLVTVGDGADITTDNIPLELKLPVQVSLDETLSEISFQEIIRSTERELIGWAMKKAKGNKTQAAKLLKMKPSTFRDTLAKYLDQIEWQA
- a CDS encoding penicillin-binding protein 2; amino-acid sequence: MSTNKSIKSPKDLSLGAVSNIPFSRITIVWVGLELCLGLLIGRLFLVQYVHGRELRERSENQRNTQVVSQAKRATILDRHGSVFAINQDWISVYADPKVLRDKPDELARKLALLLNVSEARLLSILQQRKRRFVWLKRNIEYERIDDIRRVTKSIYGVGYRTHGKRSYPKDELASHIIGYTNFENRGIDGIEHQYDTYLSTGNRSDRLELQSKKRRVSTDGKRRPIRPPQLYQQGGQYGRSVVLTVDEYIQHITERELIAGCEEWQAKAGSAIVMHSKSGEILALANYPNYNLNHYSRSEESAKRNRAIWMQYEPGSVFKIVTAAALLNEKLMFPDSREYCEMGEYRLSNGHVVHDIRPNAWLTLSEIIAKSSNIGILKAARRLNKEQLEIYTRRFGFSEKTGIDLPYERVGSLRGIRKWDDYTIASVPFGQGISVTPIQVLNALNVIATNGVLLQPYVTRQIIDRDEGLLEQSFPKPIRRVISAETAQAMTQMLVGVTEAGGGLRARVEGYTVAGKTGTAQKAERGQGYVEGKVVATFAGFLPAEDALLSIIVVVDEPADAPFSSRVTAPMFRKIASEAMRYLSQKNLSTQTSTPSYAESQSALH
- a CDS encoding PAS domain-containing protein; the encoded protein is MGDFFRGTPVVYINMVANSTDLPLKIELIKRIHWLVKLRWIAITGVLLTVSIASWGLHIIDNPTPLYIIAALMTLYNFEPQIYPKHLTEKPLASIQRHAGRHIILDLFSLTALLHFSGGVENPFIFYFIFHLVIASILLSKNVSYILATLNTILLSALIFLEYYHVLPHYHLENFLPATLWRDPIYISSVLFVFTSTLFFSVYLATSIMDTARAREAETRELKDNLEEKVVELEETRGAVLFERNKLTSIIECMQEGVIFVDDSNHVSLFNKAGQQIQKEQFGLDTQAIQSPEADGVLLQIAKGLSKGHAVIEQQSLQIKDKFFENTYAAVRDRDDNYLGTVLVCRDVTDRKRMEQQMVQSEKMAAIGELASGVAHEINNPLDGLLNCILRIKRDPQNECQTKEYLGLMEEALRRIESTVGQLLNFSRQRDLELASVSLNEVVNEVVGLIAYSADEKSIQIEKHCQEELYLIRGDKHLLEQVVLNLALNAIAAMPDGGVLTFKTGEIEFDALLDKATVFVQVTDTGIGIPKSVQDRIFDPFYTTKITEKGTGLGLSVSNRIIRQHGGVIEFDSKIEQGSVFTVKLPIRRGVEKD
- a CDS encoding UDP-N-acetylmuramoyl-L-alanyl-D-glutamate--2,6-diaminopimelate ligase, whose translation is MNLHHLLQGVNILSSVEGLDKEITGIASDSRTVKPGYAFVCYEGVNVDGHAFIPQAIQNGATTIIGEKLESMPSGVTYIQTPNGRIAFSLIAANWYGNPADRLKLIGITGTNGKTSTAHLAHSIFNAAGLNSGLMGTVGTHYADVFVEPTITTLEPLTLHELFRDIADAGVDYVIMETSSQGLAQHRLAGLAFETAVFTNLTQDHLDYHETMEEYLNAKMMLFQQLNPDNGLAILNADDSASDSIRHQINPPSLTFGVEQPADLSVSNVESTLKRLSFVAHTPKGKVPANLRLLGDYNLYNALAAIGIGVHHDCPLEAIQAGLESTVVPGRFELVDRGQPFAVVVDYAHTPDGLENLLTAARKITQGNLISVFGCGGDRDRGKRPKMGNISATIADHSVITSDNPRTEEPDAILADIVEGLPNGTSYDLIQDRRTAIGHAIGLAKAGDLVAIAGKGHEPYQEINDVRFDFDDREVASEFLEQLK
- the rsmH gene encoding 16S rRNA (cytosine(1402)-N(4))-methyltransferase RsmH encodes the protein MSEDHIPVLVDEVIQFLQPRNHGFYVDGTVGLGGHAAIILQKSAPQGLLLGIDLDSEALDIAKQRLHEYKERVAFVSDNFAHLDQLPQLHCSGDSQETTIPQVDGILLDLGVSSLQLDTPARGFSFNRSGPLDMRMDASQSLSAARVVNRHPEDVLATIFTQFGQERWSKKIARQIVRARKRKPISTTGQLAELVLDAIPHKSTGWRIHPATRVFQALRIYINDELKNLHSGIHCAAAALKPGGRLCIISFHSLEDRIVKEQFRTLSRACICPPKTPICVCKHTPTLEILTKRPIVPTPDEIRRNPRSRSAKLRVAMKIPESKTLD